atttgaatacagccgtaaaaaaatttaatattgtaaaaaaaaaaaattcaaaacaacCGTATTATTgaatcgataaaaataaaaagtatattaaatatgaaagTAAATTGAGAAAGCTTAAGATGACAGAGTCGCTTGTACAGATACGAGCCATCTCCATTAAAtggaaacaataaaattacggAACAcggaaaaagttataatagtAATACCTTGTATACTAGTTTATTAACACTAGACAGGTTTATTGACAGTAAAGGAATGCGTAAACCTGTAATTATTCACTGTTGATGCAACATCTAATCGCGGGTTAAAACCCGCGTCAGTGAAACTGCATCGAATCTTTTTAGGCAAGAGAGTGTCGAGTTTGGCCGTGAGCCAAAAGCCTTTAGTCCAATAATGGAAATAGTTACTAAGGTTGCAATACTTTTACACATGTCTACAcatatgtatctatatatatatatatatatatatatgtaagtatatTAGACTGCAAAAAAAactgagtattttttttcatgaatgGGTTTAAAAATTTGGTGGATAACAAAATAAAGGTCTTgtcaaaatttgagcccttgatattaaaattaagagatcgctaatgggaattttttttttcatttggaattttataactcgAGTGAATCAGTGGATCGGAGAGGTCGATATATGTTTTTGGGGGAAATTGAACGCtgtacaaaaaaggtctcttattattttttggaaaatttactttttcaaaagttattcgaggtcaaggaaattcaaagtaaattttagtattatgTGATAttggcgaaactatcagacttatcacaaaatgttacaggattttttttgtagatcattttATTTCCCACAACTTATCTCTTacaaagttttcaaaattcctgAAAGCTCTTTAGATATTTGCATTTAATGTCAATTTGTTCCAAGAAATCGTATTCTGGccgattttaataaatgacttttaaatgcaaataactaaagaactttcaaaaatttcggaaaCTTCATAATAGATAATTTGTCGACAATGaaatgatctacaaaaaaggtcctgtaacattttgtgataagtctgatagtttcgccaaTGTCACacaatactaaaatttttcgaatttccttgacctcgaataacttttgaaaaagtaaattttccaaaaataataagagaccttttttgtacaGCGTTCAATTTCCCAAAAATATATGTCGACCTTTCCGATCCACTcgttataaaattccaaataaaaaaaaaatcccatgttatttaaatggcgCTAAAAAATTCCCATTAGCGAGctcttaatttaaatattaagggctcaaattttacTAGGACCTTTATTTGGTCcaccaaaattttaatcccacccataaaaaaatagtcagttTTTTTACCACagtccatatatatataatgttaaataaatgtGAAAGGATTCAGTGATCCCaggcatttattttattttatttatacttatacaCACAAGTGGGTGACCGTTGGAGAGTTTTGATCACACGAGCGGGTGAAAGCAGATGGATCAAAGGTCGCGGCACCTGCTACCTGGTTAGTTCCTTGGTTGTCTGTTTATCCTCTCCTCTTGTTCTCAAACTCCGACGTCTCTCCTCTAAATTTACCCAGGTGAAAGTCGCTTCTCTCTACCGTCTCCCGTCAAGCCGCtgttttgttaaaatattagCCATGTAAGAGAGGTAAATTGGTAATAATGAAaacagttttgttttttttttatcttttatgtaaaaaatacataaagaaGCTTTATTTCGCCACCGTATTTGTTGCAAAAAGTGTATtacgtataaaaataaagaggTACATTATCCCTCGACATTGCGCGCCGTAGTCGTGTTGGTCATTTATAACAAAGTCGTCGATTCGTTATCGTTATCGTTTACAAAAATATCCTGATCTTCAGACACGTATATTACAATTACAATTGTACgacattaataatattaatattattaatataaaaaaaatatatatatatataatatcataaatcaACAATTAAGAAGGAAAAGAACATGGTACAAAAAGGTATAGAGAGAAGAGTACTAGGTAGCGGAAGGCCGATCGTTGCGGGCATCGGACGATCGACTTTGCGCTACCGCGTCGAACGTGGAACGGGCGCACGTTTAAATTTGCGCTCGCACGTGCGTTTGTTAagtacaataatattaataataatgataattataataatgatgatcGTTAAATTAATGAGTAGAGCAGAAGGTCGAGGAGAATTTACAATGAGAATCGGTATCGTAGTCTCCGGTTCTCATTGTAATCGTTGGTGTTGCTGTTGGTTATCAATTGACTAGTAAGGACCAGATTGTCCAGGTGGTCCGTAGTTGCCACTTGGTCCACTTGGTCCAGATCCACCGTGTCCGTCACCACCACCGATTCCACCGCCGATTGATCCACTTCCTCCACCAATTGATCCACCATGTGATCCACCACCGATTGATCCACCGCCGATTGATCCACCTCCAATTCCACTTCCACCACCAATTGATCCACCGCCGATTGATCCACCGCCAATTGATCCACCACCGATTGATCCACCGCCGATTCCACCGCCTATTGATCCACCACCGATTGAGCCACTTTCTTTCTgcaattttaaatacaaaattttaagtaattttattattaattagtaaattaattaggGGAAAGTGCTGGCGATTATTACCTGGGTCTTGTATTTGATGAAGTAAACCTCGGGTTTGGATGGTTGAGTTGGTGCGGCAGTGGGCAAGTTTATTTCTGGAGCATCTTCGGGTTTCTTAACCAAAACGTAGATAAGAGTTTTCTGTTCGTCTTGTTGGAGAGCTGGGATTACAGGTGCAGTTGGTGCTGGTGGGGTTGGTGCcttgatgaaaataattttgtagtgTTTCTGTGGTGCAGCAGTTTGGAGCTGAGGTCTGAATGGACGTTCTTCTGGTGCTTCTGGTGGTGGAACGTGTACGTAAATGTGTTTCTGGATTAAAGCACCACCGCTGCTTCCACCGCTGAATCCACCGGATCCACCGCCAAATCCAGATCCACCACCAAATCCACCGGATCCACCACTGAATCCACCAGATCCACCGCTGAATCCACCGGATCCACCACTGAATCCACCGGATCCACCGCTGAATCCACCAGATCCACCACCGAATGAAGCAGCTCCACCGCTGAATCCACCGGATCCACCGCCGAATCCACCCAAACTAGATCCACCTCCAAATCCACTCAGGAATCCACCACTTGATCCACCACCAAGTGACAGACCACCCCCGTGTCCAGATGATCCACCGTGTCCACCCCCCAGTCCACCAGATCCACCCGGTGCTCCGTAGCCGCTGCTGGGTTGCTGATACGAGTAACCAGCTTCCGGTCGTGCCATCGCCACTGCGGCGAGCGCAACGATctgttttaaaacaaataaattttcccattaatctcaagcataaaaaaaaaaacaagacaGGCGACTCTTCAGTGAAAGTCACCGAGGATTCACAGTCCCAATGcggaaacatttaaattaaaatatatatgaatataactTACCATGAATACTCTCATGATTGTAAAAGTATCGGTCTAATAACTTAACGACTCAGTCGATTTACCTCGACTATTAAAAGTTATAGAAACACAAACTGgatgtttattaaataaaataacaaattagagAGCTGGTGATGTGCTGAAGCTCTTGATTTGAGAACTGATGCTTCTTAGTCCTCTGTACCGCGGCTTTTATACGGACGAGCGACCGTCCCAGGTCGAGTCTCTCGAGGTGCTCGGGAGAGGGTCCAACTCGTCCCGCACTGGCCCCCAAGTCACCTCACTATACCTTACGTACCTCAGACACATCATGCCAACAATCACCTATTGCTGGAGATGCCACCGGTGGACACATACATTATACATTAGACATTACACATAAACCGACGACATCATACATCatttacttactttttatCATCGCTTTTCCCACGTTGCCTTAAATCCTATTGATTgacacattaattattttagtctTCGTTTATTTACTAGCGTGAGATACTTTTTTCCGAACTCGGTTAATAAGACTgatagaatttaattttccgtGGCTATGTCtgatatgattttattaaacgCGTGTGCATTTAATAGTTGCAtgactaaataataaatgtatgtaatCTTACACTGATAATTAATGgctttcagcaaaataattattaaatacttgTTATGTTTATTCTAGACGATGATTTGACGGATTTGCACTTTGCTGAGCTAATGActcccatgaaaaaaatttattaaacaaatatatgttaaaatatatataaaatatgtataaaaaatatactgaaatagctaatttttggccgattttcgtatatattttaaatgttaaaaatatatcttagaatatataagaaatacatatataaaaatatttaaaaaatatattataactatataaaaactaaaattatgaaaatatcaaaaatatatatatcgaaaatatattttttatatttccataattatattttttatttactctaagatatatttttaatatatttgaaatatataaaatatatatacgaaaatcggtgAAAAgttagttattaaaaatatatttttacacatattttatatatattttttttatatttttcgtataaaaaaaaatatattaaaaatacataaaaaatataattatgaaaatatgaaaaactatattttttatatatatttttatatatgaattttttatatattctaagaattttttttaatatatttaaaatatatgaaatatatacgaaaatcggcgaAAAGCTagtcattataaatatattttttacacatattttatatatatatttttttatattttaacatatatttttcatataacaaaaaatatattaaaaatacatgaaaaatataattatgaaaatatgaaaaactatattttttatatatgtattttttatatattctaagatatatttttgatatatttaaaatatataaaatatatacgaaaatcggccgaaagttagttattaaaaatatattttttatacatattttatatatattttatatatttttaataaattttttttatattttaacatatattttttttatattttttttttatggggaGGAGTATTTttgcagatttttttttttttttttttttttttcaaattaattaattgatagaaattgttaattaataatcgtggatatttatcgataaattatgtaataaaaaataagtagtgcATAGCCAAGGTTAGCATTTAGAGTGTCGTGCTCGGGTAATTACGTcatacagtaatttttataataaattttaaaaagtgatgatgggaataattttatcatttttggatttgaaatttgaaatttttttaattgctggTATCACAATGACAAGCACGCAATggtaattagaaaaattacgGGCTGtgtgataaaaatgaaatgatagttattaaaaaaaaagagaggaAAATATCATTCAAGATTTTTTGATGCGTGTACTTTCTTTTGTGGGCTCAAGGTCGAAAAACTATCAATTCttttgttaatatatatatttataaggaaggctggtaaaatttatttagcatACGGTAAAAAAAAGCCCTgaggaataattttaaaagctCGGTGATAATTTATCGCGACTCAAAAtacgaaataaatatttttagtcgctgagtgttaatttaaataattaaataattatctggGCTTGATGATAAAACAGCCGGGCGGAAAATAATCTAGACCAAAAGCCCACTGAGCAAAATCTGTGGGTCAGAGTTGAGATATTTTTTGAGTCGTACGGAGgtgaatgtttattttaaataacaaataattataaaatcacccACCCTCGGTAAACTTTTAAagttacattaaaaaattaaagggccattttttcgataattacttgggctaaaaaaaatatatcaaggaacgaagtgataaatttaaaattttaaaagttacgattatttttaaataaaatacaaataaataaataatttaaatattttttaagtttctaattttattatctacaaATTTATCTAGCATATATATGATCGATACTAATCACATATTTTCAGTccgttaaaattaacaattaatttaataaaataatttttttcacgactaattttattttatttcagcgGCCATTTGAAATCATATTTAAgggcttcaatttttttttattcattaatttcagACTCaggcccattttacctcagagtcaatttttctaatcttctaaaaatttattatcctaGTTGACAATATTACCCCAAAATTTTACTAGATCCCACATTATACTTTTGGCCAAAATGTCTCttgcaatttaattattccagTTTCTAATTCGCTCGGCCATACGCTAATTTTTTCTCTCCACGAATACATAtgtagaaattataatttagaaGCATGAACCCACATCAAAAGTtagaaatcaaaaataaactattccACGTCAAtagaaacgtaaaaaaaaaaaatcaaataaaaaaagtcgacGCACAAAATGACCTAAATATTTAAGCAAGTGGACTTTCGCAAAGGAAACGAAATATctgatataaatattcttcGCCTGGTCATCattataatattgttattattgttatatatgttatatatgttACACATTGATAAAGATTAAAAGTACACcaatctctttttttttttttttttttcatggacatgagaatatatataagtaatatATGCATTGTATGAAGAAGCGAAGCCAAAGAAGGAGGAATCCTTATTAACGTTTACCTTTCTGCCCCGGAGCGTCCAGAAAACGGTGGACGTCCGGCCCGAAACGTTTCCCCGTCACTTTTACTTAcacttattattatacttgtaCTTGTACTTAAAAATActctctcattttttttttttttattaaaataaataaataatctgtGACAAATGACTAATGAGATGCGAAGGTTTtcggaaatttaaattcaaatttatttggaaactcatatatatataaataatttatcaattacgatatttaaaataatgaataaaaatttaaaataaaaaaatttttcacgcgTAATATAATTgcgtataattaaaatttatttaaaaaaaacatatatatgtatattttatttatttgattttataaattttggtaattaaatttgttacaagggcattattttattttttattttgttggattaaataaaaaaaatttttttcataattattgcAAATTGTATGAGCAAAAGGTTAATTAActagtatacatatatatatatatatatatatatatatatatattcaagaGTTAACGTGTGTTATTTAATGGGTTACTCTCTTTTGcattaaaacgtaattttattacgaaaatttatttaaaaaaaaaaattaataataataataataataataataataataataataataataataataataataataataataataataataatgataataataacaaatgttGAATTACTTTAACATtatagtataaaattatatttaagggGCAGAGGCAGCCGATCGGTTCATgtgtggctcgggcgatcatcaaagttaagcagcaccGAGCGTGGTTACTGtttggctgggtgaccgcttagccatgcattgagcttgatcggacGTCTCTGTGCGCTAGGCGCGGACTGAAGagccagtgatcggtaaaatgggaattttatcgatcactggaACTTCACCTGCTCCGAAAAATGACAGCTGTACTGGCAaaaggttttctctgtggtttccctTTGCCGCTATACTCCCACGGCAAAAAGGTGGGGTATAGGGCATCacgtaatgatgcagtacagaAGCACAAGTCGGTCCACAGCCGCATGAAAAAGAGGAGGGAATAGAAAAAGGTAGCGATTGCGATTAAAGGCAAGAAGTGTAAAAGGCATAAATATGCTATACActgttaacaataataaaaaaaatataaaattatatttatgtgtaaATACTTTctctataatatataaataaatatagatatatatataaatatatatatatatatatgtatataaatgacATCAGAATTATTAGAGATGGATCTGATGATATCTAGCACGCATAACATTCACTTTTactgtataaatattttccgatgtaatcgattattaaaataatcatctatttatttattaaattatttagtaatttgaataaatatatgtatgtatgtatgtacatgtGTGTTGATAAATGAGATGACAAAAGAGAGGCGGACGTGTAATGTGGGAATTTtcgaaatgaaaatttgaaaggAATTGAAGGTCTGGATGACAATTTATCAACTGAAGGTGAAGGAGAAGTCGAGgaagagtaaaaataataataataatgaattattaaatactgTGGATAATAGTGTGTACTCTCATCGGCAGTGATGTACTTGTAGTGATGGCTGTGTCTCGAAGAAAGTTGAGAATTTTCACCTCTCGGAGAAAGCTTATTACGCGGAGACCCCTTACGACACAACAGCATGCGCTGGCCACAAGAGCTGGGTCGTGTGCACTCTGCATTACTCAGATAAACGAGTAAATTCAGAAGATTCAATGCAGttgtaattgttttttattattgctattattCGTATTAATAATCAAACTTCACATTTCAAATATTGGTCgaaaattctattttaatatattttttcatttcaacaacaacaacaacaaaagcaaaaacaacaacaacataaAAAACAAGAACATAAACAACAACtgcaacagcaacaacaacaacaacaacaacaacaacaacaacaacaacaacaacaacaacaacaacaacaacaacaacaacaacaacaacaacaacaactgcAATAGCAgttacaacaacaacaacaacaacaacaacaacaacaacaacaacaacaacaacaacaacaacaacaacaacaacaacaacaacaacaacaacaacaacaacaacaacaactgcAATAGCAgttacaacaacaacaacaacaacaacaacaacaacaacaacaacaacaacaacaacaacaacaacaacaacaacaacaacaacaacaacaacaacaacaacaacaacaacaacaacaacaacaacaacaacaacaacaacaacaacaacaacaacaacaacaacaacaacaacaacaacaacaacaacaacaacaacaacaacaacaacaacaacaacaacaacaacaacaacaacaacaacaacaacaacaacaacaacaacaacaacaacaacaacaacaacaacaacaacaataacaacaacaacaataacaacaacaacaataacaacaacaacaacaacaacaacaactgcAATAGCAgttacaacaacaacaacaacaacaacagcaacaacaacaacaataaccaGAACAACAATAGCAgttacaacaacaacaacaacaacaacaacaacaacaacaataaccaGAACAACAGTAGCAGccacaacaataaaaattatgtcaagtaaaatttcaactgaaattaaacaaaaaatttttatatattttactttgaatcaaaattatatCTAAACTATTGAATTTATGAACAAAGTTAATCAATACtttcttgtagaaaatttaatttcctataaaattgtattgatttatatttgtcatatttttaatagtttagccagaattttaattcaaagaccaataaatatatagaccataaaaaaatcat
This sequence is a window from Microplitis mediator isolate UGA2020A chromosome 3, iyMicMedi2.1, whole genome shotgun sequence. Protein-coding genes within it:
- the LOC130665791 gene encoding uncharacterized protein LOC130665791 isoform X1 produces the protein MRVFMIVALAAVAMARPEAGYSYQQPSSGYGAPGGSGGLGGGHGGSSGHGGGLSLGGGSSGGFLSGFGGGSSLGGFGGGSGGFSGGAASFGGGSGGFSGGSGGFSGGSGGFSGGSGGFSGGSGGFGGGSGFGGGSGGFSGGSSGGALIQKHIYVHVPPPEAPEERPFRPQLQTAAPQKHYKIIFIKAPTPPAPTAPVIPALQQDEQKTLIYVLVKKPEDAPEINLPTAAPTQPSKPEVYFIKYKTQKESGSIGGGSIGGGIGGGSIGGGSIGGGSIGGGSIGGGSGIGGGSIGGGSIGGGSHGGSIGGGSGSIGGGIGGGDGHGGSGPSGPSGNYGPPGQSGPY
- the LOC130665791 gene encoding uncharacterized protein LOC130665791 isoform X2, which gives rise to MRVFMIVALAAVAMARPEAGYSYQQPSSGYGAPGGSGGLGGGHGGSSGHGGGLSLGGGSSGGFLSGFGGGSSLGGFGGGSGGFSGGAASFGGGSGGFSGGSGGFSGGSGGFSGGSGGFSGGSGGFGGGSGFGGGSGGFSGGSSGGALIQKHIYVHVPPPEAPEERPFRPQLQTAAPQKHYKIIFIKAPTPPAPTAPVIPALQQDEQKTLIYVLVKKPEDAPEINLPTAAPTQPSKPEVYFIKYKTQKESGSIGGGSIGGGSIGGGSGIGGGSIGGGSIGGGSHGGSIGGGSGSIGGGIGGGDGHGGSGPSGPSGNYGPPGQSGPY